Proteins from one Esox lucius isolate fEsoLuc1 chromosome 19, fEsoLuc1.pri, whole genome shotgun sequence genomic window:
- the rag1 gene encoding V(D)J recombination-activating protein 1 yields MEERGWETKAPRCSMPAELHHPFSKFSDWKFKLFRVRSMETAPLHGEMQTERAPLSEVVASASLGETMGDVMSLPGSVMKLCLGGKSKENVEGPGRRVDLKLQEMDTHMNYLRCLCRLCGGALRKAKGPEHEVQGLLDEASRCALRRMGCKASSWPEVILKVFKVDVAGDMETVHPPSFCQRCWTLAMRGGGFCSFSRTHVPEWKPHTTLCSLCYPKKRSLQRKGRKRRKIPRGAQRLAKRSKWEPQENVATAGEKRAWRSGSEHHYGPGHRTWVRPSIQRARWVKSITLCQNEHLSARLLSEDLPVDFLSSVTCQVCDHLLSEPVQSPCRHLFCRSCIAKYICSLGPHCPSCTLPCTLADLTVPAKTFLGVLHSLLLFCPRESCAERVRLDSFRAHCLGHQLEEEAGGDRSPEKSLDNFLPVNKGGRPRQHLLSLTRRAQKHRLRDLKTQVKVFAEKEEGGDTKSVCLTLFLLALRAGNEHRQADELEAMMQGRGIGLHPAVCLAIRVNTFLSCSQYHKMYRTVKATSGRQIFQPLHTLRAAEKELLPGYHPFEWQPALKNVSTSCHVGIINGLSGWATSVDDAPADTITRRFRYDVALVSALKDLEEDIMEGLRERGLEDSVCTAGFSVVIKESCDGMGDVSEKHGGGPAIPEKAVRFSFTIMSVSLQAEGEDEAVNIFQESKPNSEMSCKPLCLMFVDESDHETLTAVLGPVVAERNAMKNSRLILSLGGLSRSFRFHFRGTGYDEKMVREMEGLEASGSTYICTLCDSTRAEASHNMTLHSVTRNHDENLERYELWRTNPYSESVEELRDRVKGVSAKPFMEIQPTLDALHCDIGNATEFYKIFQDEIGEIYDNPNPSREQRRSWRAALDKQLRQKMKLKPVMRMNGNYARRLMTREAVEAVCELVRSEERQEALRELMGLYLKMKPVWRSTCPAKECPDQLCQYSFNSQRFAELLSTVFKYRYDGKITNYLHKTLAHVPEIVERDGSIGAWASEGNESGNKLFRRFRKMNARQSKAFELEDVLKHHWLYTSKYLQKFMEAHKNSAKALQATIDPDEIQESQEDADISLDMPDF; encoded by the exons ATGGAGGAAAGGGGTTGGGAAACAAAAGCCCCCCGGTGCTCCATGCCAGCTGAGCTCCATCACCCCTTTTCCAAGTTCTCAGACTGGAAGTTCAAGCTGTTCCGGGTCAGATCTATGGAGACGGCCCCACTGCACGGGGAGATGCAGACTGAAAGAGCCCCATTGTCTGAGGTTGTGGCCTCTGCTTCCCTGGGGGAGACAATGGGAGACGTGATGAGTCTCCCAGGGAGTGTGATGAAGTTGTGCCTGGGGGGTAAAAGCAAGGAGAACGTGGAGGGGCCGGGTAGGAGAGTGGACCTGAAACTGCAGGAGATGGACACACACATGAACTACCTCAG GTGTTTATGCCGTCTTTGTGGCGGGGCCCTGCGAAAAGCCAAAGGTCCAGAACATGAAGTCCAGGGGCTTCTGGATGAAGCCAGCAGGTGTGCCCTGCGCAGAATGGGCTGCAAGGCCTCCAGCTGGCCAGAGGTCATCCTCAAGGTCTTCAAAGTGGACGTGGCAGGGGACATGGAGACTGTTCACCCTCCATCCTTCTGCCAGCGCTGCTGGACTTTGGCCATGCGAGGAGGGGGCTTCTGTAGCTTCTCCAGGACCCATGTTCCTGAATGGAAACCCCACACCACACTCTGTTCCCTCTGCTACCCCAAGAAACGCTCGCTACAGcgaaaagggagaaagaggaggaagatcCCTCGTGGAGCCCAACGCTTGGCCAAGAGGTCCAAATGGGAGCCCCAGGAAAATGTTGCCACTGCTGGGGAGAAAAGAGCCTGGAGATCTGGATCAGAGCACCACTATGGACCTGGCCATAGAACCTGGGTGAGACCCAGCATCCAGAGGGCTCGGTGGGTGAAGAGCATCACCCTCTGCCAGAACGAGCACCTGAGCGCCAGGCTGCTGTCGGAGGACCTCCCTGTGGACTTTCTGAGCTCAGTCACCTGTCAGGTGTGTGACCACCTGTTGTCTGAGCCTGTCCAATCTCCCTGCAGACACCTCTTCTGCCGCAGCTGCATTGCTAAATACATATGCTCTCTTGGCCCCCACTGCCCATCTTGCACTCTGCCCTGCACACTTGCTGACCTCACAGTCCCAGCTAAGACCTTCCTCGGGGTGCTGCACTCCCTCCTACTCTTCTGCCCCAGAGAGAGCTGTGCAGAACGGGTACGGCTTGACTCCTTCAGGGCGCATTGCCTGGGCCACCAGCTGGAGGAAGAGGCAGGAGGCGACAGATCACCAGAGAAGAGCTTGGACAACTTCCTGCCTGTCAATAAAGGAGGAAGGCCCAGGCAGCATCTTTTATCACTGACGAGGCGCGCCCAGAAGCACCGTTTGAGGGACTTGAAGACCCAAGTAAAGGTGTTTGCAGAAAAGGAGGAAGGTGGAGACACCAAGTCCGTGTGTCTGACTCTTTTCTTGCTAGCTTTGAGGGCTGGTAATgaacacaggcaggcagacgaACTGGAAGCCATGATGCAAG GCAGAGGTATTGGCCTTCACCCTGCTGTGTGTCTGGCCATTCGAGTCAACACATTCCTGAGCTGCAGCCAATACCACAAGATGTATCGCACCGTCAAGGCAACAAGTGGCCGCCAAATCTTCCAGCCCCTGCACACTTTGCGCGCCGCAGAGAAGGAGCTACTACCAGGCTACCACCCTTTTGAGTGGCAGCCGGCCCTGAAGAATGTATCCACGTCCTGCCATGTGGGGATCATCAACGGGCTATCAGGGTGGGCCACTTCAGTGGATGACGCGCCTGCGGACACCATCACTCGTCGGTTCCGCTATGATGTGGCCCTGGTGTCGGCCTTAAAGGACCTTGAGGAGGATATTATGGAGGGGCTGAGGGAGCGAGGCCTGGAGGACAGTGTCTGTACCGCAGGCTTCAGTGTGGTGATTAAGGAGTCCTGCGACGGCATGGGGGACGTGAGCgagaagcatggtggaggcccGGCCATCCCGGAAAAAGCAGTGCGTTTCTCCTTCACCATCATGTCCGTCTCCCTCCAGGCGGAGGGAGAGGACGAGGCTGTCAACATCTTCCAGGAGTCCAAGCCGAACTCAGAGATGTCCTGCAAGCCTCTCTGCCTGATGTTTGTTGATGAGTCAGATCACGAAACGCTGACAGCTGTCTTGGGGCCCGTAGTGGCTGAAAGGAACGCCATGAAGAACAGTCGTCTTATCTTGTCCCTGGGTGGACTTTCTCGCTCCTTCCGCTTCCACTTCCGAGGCACGGGCTATGATGAGAAGATGGTGCGAGAGATGGAAGGTTTGGAGGCCTCTGGCTCCACGTACATCTGCACCCTGTGCGACTCCACTCGGGCTGAAGCCTCTCACAACATGACTCTCCACTCTGTCACCCGCAACCACGACGAGAACCTGGAGCGCTATGAACTCTGGAGAACCAACCCTTATTCTGAGTCTGTTGAGGAGCTGCGAGACCGGGTGAAGGGCGTCTCAGCCAAACCTTTCATGGAGATCCAGCCCACCCTGGACGCGCTGCACTGCGACATAGGCAATGCCACTGAGTTCTACAAGATCTTCCAGGATGAGATAGGGGAGATCTACGACAATCCCAACCCCAGCAGGGAGCAGCGTCGGAGTTGGCGGGCTGCACTCGACAAGCAGCTAAGACAGAAGATGAAGCTGAAGCCAGTGATGAGGATGAATGGAAATTATGCAAGGAGGCTGATGACCCGAGAGGCTGTGGAAGCGGTGTGTGAGCTGGTGCGTTCAGAGGAGCGTCAGGAGGCCCTGAGGGAACTGATGGGGCTCTACCTCAAGATGAAGCCTGTGTGGCGCTCCACATGCCCGGCCAAGGAGTGCCCAGACCAACTCTGCCAGTATAGCTTCAACTCCCAGCGCTTCGCAGAGCTGCTTTCCACAGTCTTTAAGTACAGGTATGATGGGAAGATCACCAACTACCTGCACAAGACCTTGGCCCATGTGCCAGAGATTGTGGAGAGGGATGGCTCCATCGGGGCCTGGGCTAGTGAGGGAAATGAGTCTGGGAATAAGCTGTTTAGACGGTTCAGGAAGATGAACGCCCGCCAGTCCAAGGCCTTTGAGCTGGAGGATGTACTGAAGCACCATTGGCTGTACACATCCAAGTACCTGCAGAAGTTCATGGAGGCTCACAAGAACTCTGCCAAGGCCCTGCAGGCAACTATTGATCCTGATGAGATTCAGGAGTCACAGGAGGATGCTGACATCTCACTGGATATGCCAGACTTTTAA